Proteins encoded by one window of Ralstonia sp. RRA:
- a CDS encoding HU family DNA-binding protein, translated as MATKAKTAAKKAAPKKAAPAKKPAATTASVKPLKDTFTKSALVTHLAEQAQVDAKAVKAVLLHLENTITGALHKKGAGEFTLPGLFKVTSVKVPATKRRFGKNPFTGLEQWFEAKPATVRVKVRALKKVKDAALNG; from the coding sequence ATGGCAACCAAAGCTAAAACAGCAGCAAAGAAAGCAGCACCGAAGAAGGCCGCGCCGGCAAAGAAGCCTGCCGCCACCACGGCATCCGTCAAGCCGCTGAAGGACACGTTCACCAAATCGGCCCTGGTGACCCATCTGGCCGAGCAGGCACAGGTTGACGCCAAGGCGGTGAAAGCGGTTCTGCTGCATCTGGAAAACACCATCACAGGCGCACTGCACAAGAAAGGCGCCGGCGAGTTCACGCTGCCGGGCCTGTTCAAGGTGACGTCCGTGAAGGTTCCGGCAACCAAGCGCCGCTTCGGCAAGAACCCCTTCACCGGTCTGGAGCAGTGGTTCGAAGCCAAGCCGGCGACGGTGCGAGTGAAAGTCCGTGCCCTAAAGAAGGTCAAGGATGCAGCCCTGAACGGGTAA
- a CDS encoding EamA family transporter: MQKTDTSATGNLNGLALLLVLSSLWGASYTFIRIGVETIPPLTFIAARTLIAGALLLLWMRWRRIQMPRDRAVWVRFGVQALLNSVIPFTLIAWAERSVGAGLATILNSTSPVMVFLGTALITRHEPVSWRKLVGVIAGFAGTCMVIGPSAIEGLGGQLIPQLAIVAATACYAGAAIYGRSFKGLNPAAPAAGSLIVGALLLTPVSLVVDRPWEIHPSARSLMALVALAACSTALAFVIYFRLIQVLGAIGTTAQAYLRVPIGVGISVVFLGESLAPSAWLGLGRVVAGVAAMSMPVRLTQAQRT; encoded by the coding sequence GTGCAAAAGACCGACACATCTGCGACCGGCAATCTGAACGGGCTGGCCTTGCTGCTTGTTCTATCAAGCTTGTGGGGCGCGTCGTACACGTTCATCCGGATCGGCGTGGAGACCATTCCGCCGCTGACGTTCATCGCGGCACGAACGCTGATTGCAGGCGCGCTGCTACTGCTGTGGATGCGGTGGCGTCGCATTCAGATGCCGCGCGATCGGGCCGTCTGGGTGCGCTTTGGTGTGCAGGCGCTGCTCAACAGCGTGATTCCGTTCACGCTCATCGCATGGGCGGAGCGCTCCGTGGGGGCGGGCCTGGCCACGATCCTGAACTCCACGTCGCCCGTGATGGTGTTCCTGGGGACGGCGCTGATCACCCGGCACGAGCCGGTGTCCTGGCGCAAGCTCGTGGGCGTGATCGCAGGGTTTGCCGGGACGTGCATGGTGATTGGCCCGAGCGCCATCGAAGGGCTGGGTGGTCAGCTCATCCCGCAGTTGGCGATCGTGGCGGCGACGGCTTGCTATGCCGGCGCCGCCATCTACGGCCGATCTTTCAAGGGGTTGAACCCCGCTGCACCTGCCGCAGGGTCGTTGATCGTGGGTGCGCTGCTGCTGACACCCGTCAGCCTAGTGGTCGATCGGCCTTGGGAGATTCACCCTTCCGCGCGCTCGTTGATGGCGTTGGTTGCACTGGCGGCATGTTCGACGGCCTTGGCCTTCGTCATCTACTTTCGGCTCATTCAGGTGCTGGGGGCGATCGGCACCACGGCGCAAGCCTATCTGCGGGTTCCGATTGGTGTCGGGATCAGTGTGGTCTTCCTGGGGGAGTCGCTGGCGCCTTCGGCCTGGCTGGGGCTGGGGCGCGTCGTCGCGGGTGTTGCAGCGATGTCGATGCCGGTGCGCCTGACGCAAGCGCAGCGGACGTAG
- a CDS encoding MBL fold metallo-hydrolase, translating to MKIQQLRNATIIVEIGANRVLIDPMLAPRHALPPLRLSGTRQRNPLVALPDVAGPALESVTHCLITHCQRGHFDHLDRAAKRWLRERRIPVFCTPHDAEHLAQRGLNVQPLHPEHVQPGPFLGGTIRTVRCTHGRGLVGRLMEHGVGYLIEAPGEPSLYLSGDTVLTPTVEDFVAQHRPQVCVVPAGGARFDLGGEIIMGIEEVIDFTRLAPGIVVANHLEALSHCPVTREGLKRAAKAAGVETRLRIPADGETLELDRAETQGSPQMTTATA from the coding sequence ATGAAGATCCAACAGCTACGCAACGCCACCATCATCGTGGAGATCGGCGCCAACCGCGTCCTGATCGACCCCATGCTCGCGCCCAGACATGCGCTGCCGCCACTGCGGCTGTCCGGCACGCGGCAACGCAATCCGCTGGTCGCGTTGCCCGACGTTGCCGGGCCAGCGCTGGAATCCGTAACGCATTGCCTGATTACGCACTGCCAGCGCGGTCATTTCGACCACCTGGACCGCGCAGCCAAGCGATGGCTGCGCGAGCGTCGGATCCCCGTCTTCTGCACGCCGCATGATGCTGAGCATCTGGCCCAACGCGGCCTGAACGTGCAGCCACTACATCCGGAGCATGTGCAGCCGGGCCCATTCCTGGGTGGCACGATACGCACAGTGCGCTGCACACACGGCCGTGGGCTCGTGGGCCGGCTGATGGAGCATGGCGTCGGTTACCTGATCGAAGCCCCCGGAGAGCCCTCGCTGTACTTGAGCGGCGACACGGTGCTCACGCCCACCGTCGAAGACTTCGTTGCGCAACACCGTCCGCAAGTGTGCGTGGTGCCTGCTGGCGGTGCGCGCTTCGATCTCGGCGGAGAGATCATCATGGGCATCGAGGAAGTCATCGATTTCACGCGCCTGGCGCCCGGCATCGTGGTGGCGAATCATCTTGAAGCACTGAGCCACTGCCCCGTGACGCGCGAGGGCCTCAAGCGCGCCGCCAAGGCAGCCGGGGTCGAGACACGGCTGCGCATCCCGGCCGATGGCGAGACGCTGGAACTCGATCGTGCCGAAACGCAGGGCAGCCCACAGATGACAACAGCCACTGCCTGA
- a CDS encoding helix-turn-helix domain-containing protein, with product MPGPLRIGLLLYPHCMPAGLLAFSDLLHAANRRAGRAIFELRYVALQPTEIACGHGLSLHATHGWEAKAFDALLVPGFWAESAAQIEAVLGANAALIKALTLLDRSKRLWGYCTGVCLLAASGKLNGQPATVTWWAADAMQRHYGKVRWQAERSCIVNARTATASGVSGYLPIAQALIEQHVSAEALHDLIKLMVLPRPAQTHEAFQSMSLIQQGSAMLRRLHALVGQLPAESITVTRLADALGMSARTLARKVISETGVPVAEYARRVKLNQVSERLVLTSVPVSTISADLGFSSDSNMRRMFKSLTSMTPVEYRGRYSRRS from the coding sequence ATGCCTGGACCGCTTCGGATTGGCTTGCTTCTCTACCCGCATTGCATGCCGGCGGGCTTGCTGGCGTTCTCAGATTTGCTTCATGCCGCCAACCGGCGCGCTGGGCGTGCGATCTTTGAGCTGCGCTACGTTGCGCTGCAGCCCACCGAGATCGCTTGCGGGCATGGGCTTTCTCTCCATGCCACGCATGGGTGGGAGGCAAAGGCGTTTGACGCTTTACTGGTGCCCGGCTTCTGGGCTGAGTCCGCTGCGCAGATCGAAGCGGTGCTCGGCGCAAACGCGGCGTTGATCAAAGCGCTGACGCTGCTTGACCGCAGCAAGCGGCTTTGGGGCTACTGCACTGGCGTTTGTCTGTTGGCGGCCAGCGGCAAGCTGAACGGCCAACCGGCCACCGTAACGTGGTGGGCGGCAGACGCCATGCAACGGCACTACGGCAAGGTCCGTTGGCAGGCGGAGCGCAGCTGCATTGTCAATGCACGCACGGCAACGGCGTCTGGCGTAAGCGGCTACCTTCCCATCGCCCAGGCACTGATCGAGCAGCATGTGAGCGCGGAAGCCTTGCATGACCTGATCAAGCTGATGGTGCTTCCGCGTCCGGCCCAGACACACGAGGCATTCCAGTCGATGAGTCTGATCCAGCAAGGCAGCGCGATGCTGCGCAGGCTGCACGCGCTGGTGGGGCAGCTTCCGGCGGAGTCGATCACCGTAACGAGGCTGGCCGATGCGCTTGGCATGTCAGCGCGCACACTGGCGCGCAAGGTGATCAGCGAGACGGGTGTCCCGGTTGCCGAGTATGCACGCCGGGTCAAGCTGAATCAGGTGAGCGAGCGTCTTGTGTTGACGTCTGTGCCGGTCAGCACCATCAGCGCAGACCTCGGATTCAGCAGCGACTCGAACATGCGGCGCATGTTCAAGTCCCTGACGTCGATGACGCCTGTTGAGTACCGCGGGAGGTACTCCCGCAGGTCGTGA
- a CDS encoding enoyl-CoA hydratase, whose translation MESHSTTMDALVLREAHEGVVTLTLNRPLQFNALSEAMLDALQRALDDVAADDSVRCVVLAAAGKAFCAGHDLREMRGTPQLAYYQALFARCSVVMQAIQALPVPVIVRVHGIATAAGCQLVASCDLAIASDAARFAVSGINVGLFCSTPAVALSRNVSAKRAFDMLVTGRFIDAATAADWGLINEAVPDAALDEAVARKVADILSKSPTAIRYGKAMFYRQRQMALDDAYAYAGDVMARNMMEEDAGEGIDAFLEKRPAKWRG comes from the coding sequence ATGGAATCCCACTCCACAACAATGGACGCGCTTGTGCTGCGCGAAGCGCACGAAGGCGTCGTCACCCTCACGCTGAACCGCCCACTGCAGTTCAACGCACTGTCTGAAGCCATGCTGGATGCACTGCAGCGTGCCCTGGACGACGTTGCGGCAGACGACAGCGTGCGCTGCGTGGTGCTGGCCGCCGCGGGCAAGGCGTTTTGCGCCGGGCACGATTTGCGCGAAATGCGCGGCACACCGCAGCTTGCCTACTACCAAGCGCTGTTTGCGCGCTGCAGTGTGGTGATGCAGGCCATCCAGGCCCTGCCGGTGCCCGTCATCGTGCGGGTGCATGGCATTGCCACTGCTGCGGGCTGCCAGCTCGTTGCCAGTTGCGACCTGGCGATTGCATCCGATGCGGCACGGTTTGCGGTCTCGGGCATCAACGTTGGCCTGTTCTGCTCAACGCCTGCTGTGGCGTTGTCGCGCAACGTCTCGGCCAAGCGCGCGTTCGACATGCTGGTGACGGGCCGCTTCATCGACGCGGCCACGGCTGCCGACTGGGGCCTCATCAACGAGGCCGTGCCTGATGCAGCGCTTGACGAGGCCGTGGCACGCAAGGTGGCCGACATCCTGTCAAAGAGCCCCACCGCCATCCGCTATGGCAAAGCGATGTTCTATCGGCAGCGGCAGATGGCGCTGGACGATGCGTATGCCTACGCTGGCGATGTCATGGCGCGCAACATGATGGAAGAGGATGCCGGCGAAGGCATTGACGCGTTTCTGGAGAAGCGGCCGGCCAAGTGGCGGGGGTAA
- the fae gene encoding formaldehyde-activating enzyme yields the protein MTSSTQKQLYIGEGFEGPGVNLAHINVLVGPRNGPAGQAFSTALATPSAGHAPFVIIAQPGVPTKPLTLYVNKAPIESDFHGNATWGASQAGIAKAVAEALENGTLPPEAENDWVVVSANWVNPKTDDLDAVFENNYKACRNAIVAAMEGLPRKEAVFAAARDVSNPFYTPKKG from the coding sequence ATGACTTCCTCCACCCAAAAGCAGCTCTACATCGGCGAAGGCTTTGAAGGCCCCGGCGTCAATCTCGCGCACATCAACGTGCTGGTTGGTCCGCGCAATGGCCCTGCTGGCCAGGCGTTTTCCACCGCACTGGCAACCCCGTCGGCTGGCCATGCACCGTTCGTCATCATTGCGCAGCCGGGCGTGCCGACCAAGCCGCTCACGCTGTACGTGAACAAGGCGCCGATTGAGAGCGACTTCCACGGCAACGCCACATGGGGTGCCTCGCAGGCAGGCATCGCCAAGGCGGTGGCTGAAGCGCTGGAAAACGGCACGCTGCCGCCGGAAGCGGAGAACGACTGGGTGGTCGTGTCGGCCAACTGGGTGAACCCCAAGACCGACGATCTCGACGCCGTGTTCGAGAACAACTACAAGGCCTGCCGCAACGCGATCGTCGCTGCCATGGAAGGCCTGCCGCGCAAGGAGGCGGTGTTTGCCGCCGCGCGTGACGTCTCCAACCCGTTCTACACCCCGAAGAAGGGCTGA
- a CDS encoding aldo/keto reductase — protein sequence MEYVRLGQSGLKVSRLCLGTMNMGTPQWKPWIFDEAQSEPIVRHALEAGVNFIDLADFYSTGVGEEVVGRILKRLARREELVVTTKVGYDMGNYPNAGGHSRKHILDGIDASLKRLDMDYVDVYMLHFFDVHTPVEETMRAMHDVVEAGKARYLGVSTMYTWQFAKIMQVCERNGWHKPINMQLQLNLAYREEEREMVPYCIDQGVGVSVFSPLARGLLTCEPTSTRNQTDFFTAQMYGDPASLAIAESVARVAKRRGVPPAQIAQAWVLSRPGIASMLVGADSVAQFDSALGALETKLSEDELYELDRNYTPCDLINDYTAGKRCAREGRPAQGAFAAD from the coding sequence ATGGAATACGTCCGCCTGGGCCAATCCGGCCTGAAGGTGTCGCGCCTGTGTCTGGGCACGATGAACATGGGCACGCCGCAGTGGAAGCCGTGGATCTTTGATGAGGCGCAAAGCGAGCCCATCGTGCGTCACGCGCTGGAGGCCGGCGTCAACTTCATCGACCTGGCCGACTTCTACTCGACCGGTGTCGGCGAAGAGGTGGTTGGCCGCATCCTGAAGCGCCTTGCGCGCCGCGAAGAGCTGGTCGTCACCACCAAGGTGGGCTACGACATGGGCAACTACCCCAATGCGGGTGGCCATTCGCGCAAGCACATCCTCGACGGCATTGATGCGTCGCTCAAGCGGCTCGACATGGACTATGTCGATGTCTACATGCTGCATTTCTTCGATGTGCACACGCCTGTTGAGGAAACCATGCGCGCGATGCACGACGTTGTAGAGGCTGGCAAGGCGCGCTACCTCGGTGTGTCGACCATGTACACGTGGCAGTTCGCCAAGATCATGCAAGTGTGCGAGCGCAACGGCTGGCACAAGCCGATCAACATGCAACTTCAGCTCAACCTCGCTTACCGCGAAGAAGAGCGTGAGATGGTGCCGTACTGCATCGACCAGGGGGTTGGGGTGTCGGTGTTCAGCCCGCTGGCACGCGGCCTGCTGACGTGCGAGCCGACATCGACGCGCAATCAGACCGACTTTTTTACCGCCCAGATGTACGGCGATCCGGCATCGCTGGCGATTGCGGAATCGGTGGCGAGGGTGGCCAAGCGTCGCGGTGTGCCGCCCGCACAGATTGCGCAGGCATGGGTGCTCAGCCGCCCGGGCATCGCCAGCATGCTGGTCGGTGCGGATTCGGTTGCGCAGTTCGACAGCGCACTTGGCGCGCTCGAAACCAAGCTGAGCGAAGACGAGCTGTACGAACTCGACCGCAACTACACACCGTGCGACCTGATCAACGACTACACGGCCGGCAAGCGCTGCGCACGTGAGGGACGTCCGGCGCAAGGCGCCTTTGCGGCAGACTGA
- a CDS encoding NAD-dependent succinate-semialdehyde dehydrogenase, whose amino-acid sequence MSEFLKTGHYIGGEWYEPQGGAATYAVLNPATGEAIAQVAKGGAAETQQAINAAERALPAWRALTAKERGARVKRWGELMLEHRDALAELMSREQGKPLPEAKGEVAYAASFLEWFAEEAKRMYGDVIPSPKPNAQIVVTREPIGVVAAITPWNFPLAMITRKAGPALAAGCTMVLKPSEETPLSAFALAVLAERAGVPAGVFNVVSGDAVAIGTVLTGSEVVRKPSFTGSTRVGKLLAKQSADTLKKLSLELGGNAPFIVFDDADLDAAVEGAMASKFRNTGQTCVCVNRFLVQDGVYDAFTQKLAAAVRKLRVGNALTGEVEQGPLINAAALAKVEAHVADATAKGAAVVTGGKRHALGGTFYEPTVLTGMTSDMLIAEEETFGPVAACFRFKTEEEAIAVANDTPFGLSAYFYTRDLGRAWRVSGALESGMVGVNDGIISTEVAPFGGVKQSGLGREGSKYGIDEYVELKYTLMAGLGR is encoded by the coding sequence ATGAGCGAATTTCTCAAGACCGGCCACTACATTGGTGGCGAATGGTACGAGCCGCAGGGCGGTGCAGCCACCTACGCGGTGCTGAACCCCGCAACGGGCGAAGCCATTGCGCAGGTTGCCAAGGGTGGCGCTGCTGAAACCCAGCAGGCCATTAATGCCGCCGAGCGTGCGCTACCGGCCTGGCGCGCACTCACCGCCAAGGAGCGCGGCGCACGGGTCAAGCGCTGGGGCGAACTGATGCTCGAACACCGCGATGCACTGGCCGAGCTGATGTCGCGCGAGCAAGGCAAGCCGCTGCCAGAAGCCAAGGGCGAAGTCGCGTATGCCGCGAGCTTTCTGGAGTGGTTTGCCGAAGAAGCCAAGCGCATGTACGGCGACGTGATCCCCAGCCCGAAGCCGAACGCGCAGATTGTCGTCACCCGTGAGCCGATTGGCGTGGTGGCAGCCATTACGCCGTGGAACTTCCCGCTGGCGATGATCACGCGCAAGGCGGGCCCCGCACTGGCGGCCGGTTGCACGATGGTGCTCAAGCCGTCGGAAGAAACGCCGCTGTCGGCATTTGCGCTGGCCGTGCTGGCCGAGCGCGCGGGCGTGCCGGCCGGCGTGTTCAACGTCGTGTCGGGTGACGCGGTGGCCATCGGCACGGTGCTCACGGGGTCGGAGGTCGTGCGCAAACCGTCGTTTACGGGCTCGACACGTGTGGGCAAGCTGCTTGCCAAGCAGTCGGCCGATACGCTGAAGAAGCTGTCGCTGGAGCTGGGTGGCAACGCACCGTTTATCGTGTTTGATGATGCCGACCTGGATGCAGCGGTGGAAGGCGCCATGGCTTCCAAGTTCCGCAACACCGGGCAAACCTGCGTGTGCGTGAACCGCTTCCTGGTGCAGGACGGTGTGTACGACGCGTTCACGCAAAAGCTGGCGGCGGCGGTCAGGAAGCTGCGCGTGGGCAATGCGCTCACGGGCGAGGTCGAGCAGGGGCCGTTGATCAACGCGGCAGCACTCGCCAAGGTGGAAGCGCACGTTGCCGATGCAACAGCCAAGGGCGCTGCGGTGGTCACTGGCGGCAAGCGCCACGCGCTGGGCGGTACGTTCTACGAGCCGACCGTGCTGACCGGCATGACGTCTGACATGTTGATTGCCGAGGAAGAAACGTTTGGCCCGGTGGCTGCATGCTTCCGCTTCAAGACCGAAGAAGAGGCCATTGCCGTTGCCAATGACACCCCGTTTGGCCTGTCCGCGTACTTCTACACGCGTGACCTCGGTCGCGCATGGCGCGTCTCGGGTGCGCTGGAGAGCGGCATGGTTGGCGTGAACGACGGCATCATCTCGACCGAAGTCGCCCCCTTTGGCGGCGTGAAGCAATCCGGCCTTGGCCGCGAAGGCTCGAAGTACGGCATCGACGAGTACGTCGAACTCAAGTACACGCTGATGGCTGGTCTCGGCCGCTAA
- a CDS encoding MFS transporter produces MPQSSAAPRPQGRVNLDDVPLNRFHIKIAGLTFGAHLTEGYVLGTVGYALSAMGKQMPLDPFWMGMIGSSALIGIFLGSLLFGRLSDIMGRQKIFLTSFLIITVASAAQFFVTSPMELFLLRILIGIGMGGDFSVGHAILAEFSPRKHRGVLLGSFSVIWTVGYVVANVLGMVYAHASPDSWRWLLASAALPAAIILLLRMGTPESPRWLAGKGRVKEARDIVTKFFGPNVVLDGAGEHHENVGFGRLFRPDLIRRTLFNCVFFMCLVIPYFAIYTFLPTILWTIGLSQGFGTDLLLNGFLVLGALIGIWLTIVLSRRGFLIGSFAVTCVSLLALALLPSTASVAMIIAFAVFTLTMSAFSNLVGVFPPECFPTEVRASGVGLSVACSRLGSAVGTFLLPVSITTLGFQATMFALAGVLLIGMIVSIAWAPETKDLTLNQAAGH; encoded by the coding sequence ATGCCGCAGTCGTCTGCGGCACCGCGCCCGCAAGGTCGGGTCAACCTCGACGACGTTCCGCTGAACCGCTTCCACATCAAGATCGCCGGCCTCACGTTCGGCGCGCACCTGACCGAAGGCTATGTGCTGGGTACGGTTGGTTACGCGCTCAGCGCCATGGGCAAGCAGATGCCGCTTGATCCATTCTGGATGGGGATGATCGGTAGCTCCGCGTTGATCGGCATCTTCCTGGGCAGCCTCCTGTTTGGCCGTCTGTCCGACATCATGGGCCGTCAGAAGATCTTCCTGACGAGCTTCTTGATCATCACTGTCGCTTCGGCAGCGCAGTTCTTCGTGACATCTCCGATGGAGTTGTTCCTGCTGCGTATCCTGATCGGTATCGGGATGGGCGGTGACTTTTCGGTTGGTCACGCGATTCTGGCGGAGTTCTCACCGCGCAAGCATCGTGGGGTATTGCTGGGCTCGTTCAGCGTGATCTGGACCGTGGGCTACGTCGTCGCCAACGTGCTCGGCATGGTCTATGCACACGCCTCGCCGGATTCCTGGCGCTGGCTGCTGGCCTCGGCTGCGTTGCCTGCCGCCATCATCCTGCTCTTGCGCATGGGAACCCCTGAATCGCCACGCTGGCTTGCCGGCAAGGGCCGTGTGAAAGAGGCCCGTGACATCGTCACCAAGTTCTTTGGCCCGAACGTGGTGCTGGACGGTGCCGGTGAGCATCATGAGAACGTGGGTTTCGGGCGCCTGTTCCGGCCGGATCTGATTCGCCGCACGCTCTTCAACTGCGTGTTCTTCATGTGCCTGGTGATCCCATACTTCGCGATTTACACGTTCTTGCCGACGATTCTCTGGACGATCGGTCTGTCGCAAGGCTTTGGAACGGATCTGCTGCTCAATGGATTCCTCGTGTTGGGTGCGTTGATCGGTATCTGGCTCACGATCGTGCTGTCGCGGCGGGGATTCCTGATCGGCTCATTTGCGGTGACCTGTGTGTCGTTGCTGGCGCTGGCGTTGCTGCCGTCTACCGCATCGGTTGCCATGATCATCGCCTTTGCCGTCTTCACGCTCACCATGTCGGCATTCAGCAACCTCGTTGGGGTGTTTCCTCCAGAGTGCTTCCCGACGGAAGTACGGGCAAGCGGCGTTGGCCTCTCGGTGGCGTGCAGCCGGCTGGGTTCAGCGGTCGGTACGTTCCTGCTGCCGGTCAGTATCACGACCCTTGGCTTTCAGGCGACGATGTTTGCTTTGGCCGGCGTGTTGCTGATCGGGATGATCGTGTCGATTGCCTGGGCACCGGAGACAAAGGACTTGACACTCAACCAGGCCGCCGGCCACTGA
- a CDS encoding LysR substrate-binding domain-containing protein, with protein MRRLPSLIALRFFEETARHLSFSRAAASLFVTQSAVSRQIRLLEDALGVQLFERDHKGVNLTDAGQRLLPFVEQAFDAIERGVGEVAAAPPKTKRRLTVSLPPTLATQWFSPRLGTLSEAQPDVELSIRTDASDDSDCRIRFGRAALPDMHSELLMMERHALVGAPKFSGEPLDALLGKLPPLHVLHEGKRLTMWADWCTQAGIHYTRVGDGIEFSTLEQAIHAARKGVGLAIVDLNMIEEEIGDGTLVRLSSEQVVGPFGYWLDVASNHVATEHVRVFAAWLREQVAERT; from the coding sequence ATGCGACGCCTACCATCGCTGATCGCGTTGCGATTCTTCGAGGAGACCGCGCGTCACCTCAGCTTCAGCCGCGCAGCGGCTTCACTGTTCGTCACGCAAAGCGCGGTCAGCCGACAGATCCGCCTGCTGGAAGACGCACTCGGCGTGCAGCTTTTTGAGCGTGATCACAAAGGCGTCAACCTGACCGATGCTGGCCAGCGCCTTCTGCCCTTTGTCGAGCAGGCGTTCGACGCCATCGAACGCGGCGTTGGAGAGGTCGCCGCAGCGCCTCCGAAAACGAAGCGCCGCCTCACGGTATCGCTGCCCCCCACGCTCGCGACACAGTGGTTCTCGCCACGGCTGGGCACGCTCTCTGAGGCACAGCCGGATGTTGAACTGTCGATCCGCACCGATGCGTCGGACGACAGCGATTGCCGCATCCGTTTCGGACGCGCCGCGCTACCCGACATGCATTCAGAACTGCTCATGATGGAGCGGCATGCCCTGGTGGGTGCACCGAAATTTTCCGGCGAGCCTCTTGATGCGCTCCTCGGGAAGTTGCCGCCGCTACATGTGCTGCACGAGGGCAAGCGCCTGACGATGTGGGCCGACTGGTGCACGCAAGCGGGAATTCACTACACGCGCGTCGGCGATGGCATTGAGTTCTCGACACTCGAGCAGGCGATTCACGCCGCACGCAAGGGTGTGGGGCTCGCCATCGTCGATCTGAACATGATCGAGGAGGAGATCGGCGACGGCACGCTGGTGCGACTGTCATCCGAGCAGGTCGTCGGGCCGTTTGGTTACTGGCTGGATGTCGCATCCAACCACGTAGCAACCGAGCACGTACGTGTGTTTGCGGCGTGGTTGCGGGAACAGGTGGCAGAGCGGACCTGA
- the aldA gene encoding aldehyde dehydrogenase, whose amino-acid sequence MRTERNYVNGRFADAQSDAFIVVHNPATEAPFARVSAATAEEAIAAVEAAAVAQKAWRKLPSTERAAYLHKLADALTARAPEIGAVLAQESGKSLEDASNEAIFAGQITRYHAEWARRIEGEIIPSDTPDENLFLQREPIGVVACLIPFNYPVYTLLRKIAPALITGNTVVVRPSNNTPVSAFEIAKAVEDAGFPPGVVNILAMDHATAEVLCTHAAVGMITLTGSVNAGRKVLDYCKVNIARPSLELGGKTPAIVEPDTDLEAVAAALVAAKVAHCGQRCTAIERVYVHESVHDRFVALLKKQMAAVRIGDRAVDPSCMGPQVSASARSNIHAMVERAIADGATLETGGKLPDGPGFFYPATLLTNCRQDMEIVQEETFGPILAVLRYATIDEAIALANDHQFGLASVLYTENYRTAMKVANAIESGELYVNRTPADPYQGYHAGWKRSGLGGDDGKHGMLEFTQTRLVVMKY is encoded by the coding sequence ATGCGTACCGAGCGCAACTATGTGAATGGCAGGTTTGCCGATGCGCAAAGCGATGCATTCATTGTTGTTCACAACCCCGCCACCGAAGCACCGTTTGCACGCGTCTCGGCCGCGACGGCCGAAGAGGCAATTGCCGCCGTCGAGGCTGCTGCCGTCGCACAGAAGGCCTGGCGCAAGCTTCCGAGCACCGAGCGCGCCGCCTACCTGCACAAGCTGGCCGATGCGCTGACGGCGCGTGCGCCTGAGATTGGCGCAGTACTCGCGCAGGAGTCGGGTAAGAGCCTGGAAGATGCCTCAAACGAAGCCATCTTCGCCGGTCAGATCACGCGCTATCACGCCGAGTGGGCGCGCCGTATCGAGGGCGAGATCATCCCCAGCGATACGCCGGACGAAAACCTCTTCCTGCAACGCGAGCCCATCGGCGTCGTGGCGTGCCTGATCCCGTTCAACTATCCCGTCTACACGCTGCTGCGAAAGATTGCACCCGCGCTGATTACGGGCAACACCGTGGTGGTGCGGCCCAGCAACAACACTCCCGTTTCGGCTTTCGAAATTGCAAAGGCGGTTGAGGATGCCGGCTTTCCGCCGGGTGTCGTCAACATCCTGGCGATGGATCACGCCACGGCTGAGGTGCTATGCACCCACGCGGCAGTGGGCATGATCACGCTCACGGGCAGCGTGAATGCGGGCCGCAAGGTACTCGACTACTGCAAGGTGAACATTGCCAGGCCGTCGCTCGAACTCGGCGGCAAGACGCCTGCCATCGTTGAGCCGGATACAGACCTGGAAGCTGTGGCCGCTGCGCTCGTCGCGGCCAAGGTCGCACATTGCGGTCAACGTTGCACGGCCATCGAGCGCGTGTACGTGCATGAGAGCGTGCACGACCGCTTTGTCGCCCTGCTCAAGAAGCAGATGGCCGCTGTGCGCATCGGTGACCGTGCGGTCGATCCGTCGTGCATGGGGCCCCAGGTGAGTGCATCGGCGCGCTCCAACATTCACGCAATGGTCGAGCGGGCCATTGCCGACGGTGCAACGCTGGAGACCGGCGGAAAGCTGCCCGATGGCCCCGGCTTCTTCTACCCAGCCACGCTGCTGACGAACTGCCGGCAGGACATGGAGATCGTGCAGGAAGAAACCTTCGGCCCGATTTTGGCCGTGCTGCGCTACGCCACGATCGACGAAGCCATTGCCCTGGCCAACGACCATCAGTTCGGCCTGGCATCGGTGCTCTACACCGAGAACTACCGCACGGCGATGAAGGTAGCCAATGCCATCGAATCCGGCGAGCTGTACGTCAACCGCACACCGGCTGATCCGTACCAGGGTTACCACGCTGGCTGGAAGCGATCCGGCCTTGGCGGCGACGACGGCAAGCACGGGATGCTCGAGTTCACGCAAACGCGTTTGGTCGTCATGAAGTATTGA